Sequence from the Mastomys coucha isolate ucsf_1 unplaced genomic scaffold, UCSF_Mcou_1 pScaffold13, whole genome shotgun sequence genome:
CCACCAAAGCCCTTTAAAACAAGTCCTGCTCCTACCTTGATATCTTTATTTTAGTGACCAATTGAGTTTAAGTTTGGTTACTTCCATGAGCATGGAGGAGAGTTATTTGCAAGTAATTATGGATGGGCAATGTATCTGTGACTACACCATTGAAGAAAAGGACACCTTTCTCCTAGAAACCTTGAATAGCTCAGACTGTCTCAGactgggggggcggggaggactCGTGAGCCCTTCTCTGTTTATGCTGAAATGTCCCTGAGCAATCATCTGCAGGGAGCCATGGCTACAGTGAGTTTGTGAGTGCAGTGGCCATGCCATGTCCAGATACACTGCTTCCCAGTGCTCCTGCCACCCAGCTCTCACATCCTTTCTGCTCCCTTGTCTGCAATGTTTGGTAAATCATGGAGGTTTAGGGTGTATCAGAGAAGGCTTTCTTAATTACCATGTCTCTGCATCCACTTGGGCAAgttatttacattcattttttaaaaataaatttctggattttttaaaatttatttttattttatttactttttttttttgcttgcatgtgtgaggGAGTGGGATCCCCTGGAAAAgaagttatagatagttgtgagctgccatgtgggtgctgggaattgaacctgggacctctgaaagaacagtcagtacacttaactgctgagtcgtCCTTCCAGCCCAGCCCCTTGTTTAAGGTTCTAAAAGTCCAGTCTCCTATGAATTTTTCCAGATTCTTTACCTGGTTCTTAGAACTGGATTGCCTCTGGTGTGCAGCATTGGACCGGCGCTTCGTAGAAGCCCTTGAAGACTCAAGACATAACTCCTGTCTGCGGCTGCGGGCTGCTTTGCTTTCTATTAGGCTGTGTTCAGCTGCGTTGGTTTCTTTAACCTGATTTGCTAACTGTTGCTGTTGGAGTTGGGAGTCTTCAGTTTCTAATTCTGATTCAAAAATGTGTGGCTGGCTTTTGAGTTTTAGGGACTCGTGGCTTTTCCCCAAAATTTGTGTTATGAATCTGCTTGTTAGATTGTCTTTTCCACCAGTGTGGATGGCAACATCGTTTTTCATCATTCCTAAACTCTGACTGGACATCTGTGTCGCGGAACTAGTAGACAGTGGTCTGGCTTCTCTAAGGTGCCCAGTCTGTGTCCAATCAGAAGAGAACTGTCCCTTCTTCCGATCATAGAACTCGGTGCCTTTTTCTCCAAGAGGTTTGGAGCCTTTCTGACTTAAGTCCCCAGCAAGTACTCCAATGCTGCTATTTGGTCTACTTGGTCTTTTTCCAGCGGCTGTACCTAGACTGGCTTTGCCCCCCTGGGTAACACTAGTTTCCTGTGCTAATATGGTAGGTTCTGTAAccctgctctgttttcttttcaaggaGCTAAGTGCTGAGAAGTTTTTGTTCACTTGCTcagatttccttttaaaaactggtACGAATGCCGGGGCTCTGTTACTTTGTAAGCAAAGATTTTTGGTCCCAGCTTGTGCATTTTCTCTGCTGAGATGTGACTCTTTCAAATGCAGCTGTGGTGCCTTGAGAGTCCAGGAAGGCTCTCTGTGGTGAACAGACCCAGGCTGGTGGCAACCACCTGAGAACAAGCCCGACCTCTGCTGGCTGACGGCAGGCTCCACCTTGTGCTCGGCGGTTGTTGACTGTGGAATGAGATTTAGAGCTATGGTGGGTTTCAGCAATGTTGCTTGAGTTAGAGAAGCTCGGAAGAATTTTTTAGTAGTCAGATTGGATGGTTTGACTTTGTTTTCCTAAAGGACAGAGATTAGGGAAATTTAAAGATGCAACAATAATGtaagtgaaaagagaaaagaaatacaacGTATTGGACTAAGAATACAAAGTAACACTAAAACACATAGAacagttgagaaagaaattataagtGAGCCGTCTAGAGTAACATGTACATTTCTCTTGGCACATTATAACCCTAAGCCAGTCAACTGTAAAACTTACACACAGTTACCATCTGTGTCTACAGCCTTCCAGATGCGCTCAGACAAGCTTTGGCTCCCAGGGCTCCCTCTTCTTGCTGCTCTAAGCTGTGGTCTCTCCTCACTTTGTCTCATCTCCCATGAGCAGGGTGCTCTGATACTTTAGTGTCCATGTCTGACCTCCCTTGAATAGATGTTGTCATCTTAGAGTGACAGAACTATGATCTTTACTCTGACCTTTTCTAAGGTTACTAAGAAATACTTGTTGAAAAAACTCTAATGGAAATGTAGATGCATTTGTATGGGATCTTTAAGTGAGATTTTGGACTTCAGACAGAGCTGTGTGTCTTAGGCCCAATTGTTTTCACTGACTGCTACAGTTTCTGGTGCCTAGCAGTAACTCAGCAAGTTGTCAGACTGATTAGTAAGATATATCAAGGAGATCCAAGCATGTCCTCTTCTTTGAAAACGTTGTATatgtagaaaattaaattttcccATGCTCACTCTGAGCACACAGACTGACACTGGGACAATAGAGAGCAGGTTAGCATTAGATTAGCACCCTGCACAAGGAGGACAGACGAATTCATGAAGGGctccatatttaaaataaaacaaggacaaataaataaactgttaGCATTGAAGCACCCTAGGTACTTCTTTCAGAGACTGCAAGTGCACTTACCACTGAACTGCGCATTAGAATTATCACCCTTTCCTTATCCCACACAAAACAGAACTTTGTATTTTGTAAATAATTCTCATTTCTTCTGACTCTGGTCCTCTGGTAActcctgctttattttcttttgctgtgtgTCTGCCGTTCTAGATGCTTCTTATGGGGTTGTACAATGTTTTCTTTAGGGTCAGGCTTATTTCGCCTAATATACTATTTATTCAAGATTCAGCTATGTTGTAACATGGATCAGAATTTCCCTTCTTGTGACTGACTATTCCATTGAGGTCTATGACAATATGCTTCTCTGTTCAATTATTCAAAATACTTAGTTTTAGTATTTTGACATAAATCTACACTGGGCTTTAGTTTTTGTGAAATAACAATTGTGCTAGTTAAGTcttgtcaacttgccacaaattAGAGTCATTTGGGACTAGAGGATCTTAACTGAGGAACTCCCTCTCTCAGATTGTCCCATGAGCCCTGTTGtggaggtattttcttgattaattagtTGTGTGAGGGTCCAGGCCCCTATGGGTGGTGCACTGCTAGGCAGGTAGTCccgggtctataagaaagcaagcctagGAAgcctggagagcaagccagtatgcaCTATTTCTCCATggtacctgcctctgctcctccttAAATTCCTGTGCTGAGTTTCCTCAGTGCCTGACTATTATTTGGTGGGTCAAATACTCTTCTCCTGTCATGAAgcttttgttcatggtatttATCAACAGAAGGTAAAATGTAGACCATAGATGCATCTTCTTACCCTTACagattaaaaatatgtaacaagCAAAAATGTAAAAGTTATAGAAATAATATACAAGCCAGAACAGGTAATTTTTCCATCTTAAACTGAATTTCAGTTTTTGAATGAGGCTGAGATGAGTCCAGGAGTTTTGGGGATCAGAATTATAAGCAGGCACAGAAAATTATAAGATTGACTCAATTATCTACTCAGCATAACAAGGCACATAAAAATGACATGgcttaaaattaagaaaaaacagggcttcaaatatatacattttgggGGAACACAATTCTTACACTTCTGAAGAATAAAAAGGGGTACAGATGTTCTTCAGAGTAGTCTCTGTACAAGTGAACTAACATAAAACTAAAAGTTGTCTAATAAAACCTTGCATAGCATTTTTTGTCAAGACATTGTATGAGCAAGGACTACCACCATCATCTCAGGTCAAGAAGGAAGGCGTCTCCTGCTCAGCGTGAGCATGATGGCCTGGTGCTAGTCCTAATCCACGCTACACTTCCCATTGCTCTTCTGGAACAAGCTCCCATAAAGCCTGAAGTGTCATTTTCTTATTTGCACTTAGGGTGTTGACTTTGTGACTGCCTGCCACACATAATCAACTATTTGGAGACAATACCTGTGCCAAGTTTGCTAAAAAGTTCAACTATAAACACATTGACTGAGCTCAGCCACTACCAGGCAGGAACTGCACTGTCCACTCGCTAGATTTCTGAGTGTCCAGTGCAGAAAGACATTATCTGCTCATCTGCTATTGGAGAGTAGCAGATAACCGACCAGCATTTCTCCACAGTCTGCTGTCCTTGCATTATACATGCCATGTAAGCACACAGATGCCATCATAAGAAAGTTCACTCAGTTTGGTTAAATTCTACCAAATACCAAGAGATATTTGTCAAAACTGATGGAATCACTCTAGAGTGCAAATGTTTTCCCATTGCCTTGAGAGAAACATGTTTAAGAACTAAGTTGAAATTAATTATTGACAGCAAAGAACACTTCCTTTTTGTAGATCATTGTGTTTCACAAactgtatgatttttaaaaatgtacccaTTAATTGAGATACCCAAAGAAAAACTCTAGACAGATTTGGATAAGGACAAATTACATGCATTCGGAGAGAATGAATGTCTGGGCCTGAGATACATCACATTCACACCAGCTCTTCTGAGAGTGTCTGGGCCTGAGATACGTCACAGTCACACCAGCTCTTCTGAGAGTGTCTGGGCCTGAGATACGTCACAGTCACACCATCTCTTCCTGGCGGGTCTGTGGAGAAGAGTTTCCAGGAGGCTGTTCTGCTCCCTAAGTTGTCGATGTATTATTTactcattgttttaatttttaaaatactgtacaTAGCCAAAAGGGAGGAAACTTTTAGGTTTATATTCAAAatgtatagaaaaacaaaaaggacataTGTGAACAACAGATGAGATCATAAATAATTCACAGAATTCTTAAATGGTCAAAAAGCTGAGGCTTTGTGAAGCCATGAGCTGGTTAATAAGCACATGCTTTACTATACATGTCATTTGTTTAGGTCATTGGAAGATGAAGCTTGGTGCATCTTTAGTGTTTAGCActgacatataatatataaactaaaAGTTTTACAGATATAAAATGGTGTCCCATTATTAAGGTACCTGTTAAAAGGAAtttgagagctgggcagtggtgtcatatgcctttaatcacagcacttgggaggcagaggcaggcagacttctgagtttgaggccagcctggtctacagaatgagttccaggacagccagggctacacagagaaaccctgtctcgaaaaaccaaaaaaggaattTGAGAAGTATATTCATCTGGGAGGTGTGCTTGGATTTTTACTGAGGGGGAAAGCCCTTTTGTTGTATCTAGACATTTATGTGGGAAAATCAGGACAGACTGTTCTTCCTTCGTGTCAACCATTAAAATATCCATATCTATCAGCATGCCTCTCTAGATAGGTTGAGGCAAAAAGAGATATGCTGAGGCTTAGCaactcacaacacacacataccacacacacaaacaccccacctacacacacataccacacacacaaacaccctgcctacacacatatccacattcCCTGTGATTGCCATACCTGGAGATAAACTAATCCAGGGTGTCAGTCTTCCTATGCCATCAGTAACAAGCAGTGCTGTAAAATGTCTGTGAAACTGAACAGCAACCAGAATGACTAAGCAGACTTTCACTGTTTACTAAAGTCAGATACACTCATAGCACCGTACTTGTCTATCTTGCTTAAGGCAGAGCTCCTGGCTTATAAGAAATATGGAAGCTGGAAGATTATGTTAGGTTCAAATGACATAACATACAAGGAAGTAAGTGCTCAAAGCCAAAATGTAGACTATCCTCCTAGGCAAGTGTAGACGATCCTCCTGGGCAAGGGCCCTGTTCTAGCAAATGCCAGCCATAAATAATGCTGTATAACAAAATAGATTATCATACATAATGACCAAATGACCTGAAATAGTCCTGTTTAGATTTTAACTTGACAAAACTCTTAAAAGTAAATCTTTGTGATAGAGAGCCAGGCATGACCTGTGTTTGGTGATACTAAAGAATTAGCATTCATTCTGGAAGGTAGAGCAATGACATTGGGCTacctaaaaattctttttaaatgatacatGTGATTGAAGTACATTCTACAAGCTTTATGTAAGATGAAACTATGAAGCATGCAATAAGTAGTCAATACAAATGCATGATGTAAGCATCTATTCAGCGACAATTCCTTAGATTGGATTTGGCAAgcaaccaatttttaaaaaatattatgccAACTAGatatagtggcacatacctttaagcaatcccagggctcaggaggcaggtaaatttctgtgagttcaaggccagcctagtctacatagtaaattccaggacagccttatCTGTATAGTGAGACTGTGCTCAAAAGGAAAGCAATACAACAGTTAAAACTATCTAAAACCTGAGACTATAATACAGGTATCAAATAAGGCATTTGTCCTCTGCATTCACTTTTCAGGAAGTGCCCTTGTCTGTAGCCACAAATGCTCAACTTGAAAAGTTTTGCATTTCAGTGGGGGTGGTCCTTGACCAGAAATACAGTCCAAAGGCTGGCTAATGAAAGCTGCTGTGAATGTGAGCAGACCTGAAAAGCTGGCCTCAGCTGGGGCTGtcgagagagctcagcagttaagagcaccctgctgttctttcagaggacccagcttcagttcccagcacttacatacCAGCTCACATCCACTAGCACcaagcatgtacatggtgcacagttatgtaggcaaaacacacatccacccaaaataaacattaacaaacttttaaaacaaaagatacTACTGCCTCTGGTGAATTGAAACTGAGGACGACAATGGAAGCTGAAGGAAATGGCATGGGGTGTGGTGCTTGGCCACAGAGCTCAGCACAGAAAGGCCTAATCAGCAGGGCAGAGGGAGCCACAGTCAACAGAAACCAGCTCAAGTGAAAACAGCTGACCCATAGCACAGTCACAGAGAGACTGTAGCCATGTGAGTGATCTCTGCAGTGCTCGTGGCTCCTGGTAGATTTCCAAATACAGTTTCCAGTGTTGGTGTGTCCCATAGAGCCCCACAGAGTCCTCCTGATTATGAGCTCAGTAACAGAGAGGCACTCTTTGCACAAGTACAGTATCATATGTCAGCGATGCTCCAGAACAGAAGGCACTCAGTAGAACCTTCACAGACTTGAATGGATACAGGAGCTTTTCCACATTGTGCTCACAGACTCATGGggtctgaaggaaagacaatgCTATCCTGCTGCCAGGTTCCACTGCTCTCAGTAGAGAGTGTTGAATAAAATCCAGCAGCCCTACAGTGATTCTTATCATTGAAGGTAACAAACGGAGCCATGTAGAATGTGCATTATTGTACATAGTCAAGTTCAAGTCACCCAGAATACAAGCAATTCCAAATTCTCTATttttctggtggtggtggtggtggttagtgtgtgtgtgtgtgtgtgtgtgtgtgtgtgtgtgtatgtgttggtgctAATAGCAGTTCAAGGTATTGGGTCCCTAAA
This genomic interval carries:
- the CUNH18orf63 gene encoding uncharacterized protein C18orf63 homolog isoform X2, with the translated sequence MNESRLQSLFFIILPDLHKLCTVHIILSSRVAEIDIRSAQIKMCRQLLLLHEDILTAPVPGILNQISVVMSIPFFKSGRLNAYIENYGAKMKAPQRVTPAILQNCLSYSLMARLAPAWNRTGHLLVQVLDINVTETQVCLSIEVYTIRLPPPELQEFDISQRIIEDFHTNQNAVIGRHSILNNWCYILPSMKMGQIINILHTAPPDCPFHSFEDFQRHWDDLYGYKLPEDCGDMKIYCSIYFKMINERTFTYPLSCIRSQPIQFFPRVDLDGVLKSFLSDLKSKLPHLCGFPVKMTNKPCYYTQELTRPHLQENKVKPSNLTTKKFFRASLTQATLLKPTIALNLIPQSTTAEHKVEPAVSQQRSGLFSGGCHQPGSVHHREPSWTLKAPQLHLKESHLSRENAQAGTKNLCLQSNRAPAFVPVFKRKSEQVNKNFSALSSLKRKQSRVTEPTILAQETSVTQGGKASLGTAAGKRPSRPNSSIGVLAGDLSQKGSKPLGEKGTEFYDRKKGQFSSDWTQTGHLREARPLSTSSATQMSSQSLGMMKNDVAIHTGGKDNLTSRFITQILGKSHESLKLKSQPHIFESELETEDSQLQQQQLANQVKETNAAEHSLIESKAARSRRQELCLESSRASTKRRSNAAHQRQSSSKNQVSNTTKPKNSLNIPEAESSVEQRLSTRDN
- the CUNH18orf63 gene encoding uncharacterized protein C18orf63 homolog isoform X3; this encodes MSIPFFKSGRLNAYIENYGAKMKAPQRVTPAILQNCLSYSLMARLAPAWNRTGHLLVQGRDFLSNMGKQSAVVLDINVTETQVCLSIEVYTIRLPPPELQEFDISQRIIEDFHTNQNAVIGRHSILNNWCYILPSMKMGQIINILHTAPPDCPFHSFEDFQRHWDDLYGYKLPEDCGDMKIYCSIYFKMINERTFTYPLSCIRSQPIQFFPRVDLDGVLKSFLSDLKSKLPHLCGFPVKMTNKPCYYTQELTRPHLQENKVKPSNLTTKKFFRASLTQATLLKPTIALNLIPQSTTAEHKVEPAVSQQRSGLFSGGCHQPGSVHHREPSWTLKAPQLHLKESHLSRENAQAGTKNLCLQSNRAPAFVPVFKRKSEQVNKNFSALSSLKRKQSRVTEPTILAQETSVTQGGKASLGTAAGKRPSRPNSSIGVLAGDLSQKGSKPLGEKGTEFYDRKKGQFSSDWTQTGHLREARPLSTSSATQMSSQSLGMMKNDVAIHTGGKDNLTSRFITQILGKSHESLKLKSQPHIFESELETEDSQLQQQQLANQVKETNAAEHSLIESKAARSRRQELCLESSRASTKRRSNAAHQRQSSSKNQVSNTTKPKNSLNIPEAESSVEQRLSTRDN